The nucleotide sequence GATGGGAATATCGACATCGCTGTTGATGCAGTGAGAGCAGCGCAAGTGCCACATATTTTCTATTCGCCTGATAAAGATGGCCAAATGTCAGTTTACCGTACTCACGGTAATCCATATGGACACATCATTTTACGCGGCGGCAAGCAGCCTAATTACTTGCCATCCGATATCGAGTTTATTCGTGAGCGTTTGCATAATGTGGGCTTAACCGAGCGAGTAGTGATTGATTTTAGCCATGGCAATAGTCAAAAACAGCATTTGAAACAACTTGATGTTGCTGATTCCATCATGGAGCAAATGCGTCACGGCAATACCGTCATTGCTGGTATCATGGCAGAAAGCTTTATTGAAGAAGGCACTCAGAAAGTTAAACCTAATAAGCCGTTAGAGTATGGTAAGAGTATTACTGATGCGTGCTTACATTGGGCCGACTCTGAAGTGTTACTGCGTAAACTTGCAAGAGCTTCTCGTGATCGCATCAATTTACTCAAGCAAGCGGAAGTTTAACGTTAGAACCCACTGATAAACTTAAATTAATGCTTGCTAAAAACCCCTGTTAATCAGGGGTTTTTATTATCTTATATTCGTCGAACCTTAGGTTTATCACGACCCATTCATCACTCAAACTGACTATTTGCTTTATACTGGCACTCTTTTTTATCAGTACCAATAAGGCCGCAGTATGCCATTGACGCAAGTTCGCACCGGTTGCTCTAACGCGATTGAACAACGTATTAATCAATCTGAATCGCGGGTCATTAAAGCCGTGTTTCCTTCCATTACTAACCATCATAATACCCTCTTTGGTGGTGAAGCCTTAGCGTGGATGGATGAAACAGCCTTTATCGCCGCCACTCGCTTCTGCCGTAAAAACTTAGTCACAGTAAGCACAGATAAAATCGATTTTAATAAACCTATTCCTGCTGGCAGCTTAGCTGAAATTATTGCTAGGGTTATTCATGTTGGTAATACTTCGCTTAAGGTTGAAGTGAATATCTTTATTGAGGATATGTATAGCGATCATCGTGAGCACGCGATTCGCGGGGTATTTACCTTTGTTGCCATGGATGAAAACCGTAAACCGACAAAAGTACTGGCGGAATAATTACACTTAAATGTTTGTTTAGTCTTAGTCATCGTATGAGTGTGCAGAAGAGGACATTAGCGCACTCATAGCTACCAGCTCTCCACTCGATCTGAAGAGTCACGCTTTTAGTTATCAATTAAAATCTAAATTTGCTCAATTTTTTTATGTTATCAAGGATCTTTTCTGTTACATTAAAATCACCTTCGAGTGCAACCATAACTAATATAAAGCCATGAAGCTTGAAAACTTAACTATCATTATTGCCGATGATCACCCGTTATTTCGCAATGCGCTGCGCCAAGCGTTAACGAATGCTTTTGCAGATACTCAGTGGTTTGAAGCAGACAATGCCGATGCATTACAGCAATTGTTAGATGTATCGCACATCAATTACGACTTAGTATTACTCGATTTACAAATGCCTGGCTCCCATGGCTATTCCACGTTAATTCATCTTCGCAATCACTTTGCTCACATACCTGTAGTCGTGATTTCCGCCCATGAAGACAACCTCACCATTAGCCGCGCAGTGCATTATGGCAGCTCTGGATTTATTCCAAAATCCGCGTCAATGGAGACCTTATGTGAAGCCTTAACCGCGATTTTGGATGGCGATATTTGGCTGCCAGCGGGCGTAGAGTTACATGCCATTACCGATGATAATCAAGACCCTATGGCCAATAAACTCGCAGAACTCACGCCACAGCAATACAAGGTGTTGCAAATGTTTGCCGAGGGGTTATTAAACAAACAGATAGCTTATGACTTAGGGGTGTCAGAAGCGACGATTAAAGCTCACGCTACCGCCATTTTCAGAAAACTCAATGTCCGTAATCGCACCCAAGCCGTTATTGCCTTGCAACAACTTGAGCGTGATAAAGTAGATATTTAGTTCACATTAATGATTATCGCTTGGCGCCTGATAATCCTTAGGGGGGGGAGCCCACGACCGATGCGGCCCATGGGGCTGCTCAACTTCAGATAAGGTTTCACTCATAGCGACTTCCAACTGTAAAAATAAGTCCTTAAAATCAGTACTATATTTGTCATCCGCTGAAGATTTACGCCACAATTCAAACAAGAGCTTTTGATGCTTAGCTTCTAAACTCGCAAAGGTCAGCTGCTTATTTCTCGCTTGAAATGGATGTTCACCCAAACTAATTAGGCTTTGCTTGGCCATTTCTAAGGCCGAATAATAAGTTTCAGAAACCACAAAATCAGCGCCAGCCAGTTTAAGCCGATAGCCATGACCGCGGTCATAGGCTCGCACAAATACTTTTATATGTGGATAGGTCATTTTGACATATTCCACTAAGCTAACGGCTTGCTCCTTGTTATCTATGGCCACCACTAATAATGCGGCCTCGTCTATGCCAGCTGTGTGTAACAGGTCAGGGCGGGTGGCATCACCAAAAAAGCTCTTCATATTAATTCGCCGCATTAGATCCACTTGCTGCGCCTGATGATCCAATACCACAGTAGAAACACCACTTGCCACCAGCAAACGATTGATTATTTGTCCAAATCTACCTATACCAGCAATAATCACTTTACCTTTGATATCAATATCATCAGCATCACGTTGATTAGTATTATCTCGATACTTGGGTAAAATATACTTGTCATATAAGACAAATAGCCCTGGGGTTAAAAACATTGAAATAGCCACCACCAAAGATAGTAGCCCACCAATATGGCTATCGATCACTTGCTGCTGCTGGGTAAAGGCTAATAACACGAAGCCAAATTCTCCCGCTTGCGCCAAGCTTAAGGCAAATAACCAGCCATCAGATTGACGCACGGAAAACAATCTCGCCAGCACTAATAACACTAAGGCTTTAATGACTATTAAGCCTAAAACAAGCAGTAGCACTAAGAAAAATTCTGAAAACAATAAGGAGAAGTTAATATTAGCGCCAACTGTCATAAAGAACAGCCCTAATAACAAGCCTTTAAATGGCTCAATATTTGACTCTAATTCATGTTTAAATTCAGAGTTGGCAAGCACTACGCCAGCTAAAAAAGTCCCCAGTGCTGGGGATAAATTCACTAGGCTCATCAAAGCGGCGATACCGACAACTAGCATAAGTGCGGTCGCAGTAAACACTTCTCTTAACCCCGCACTCGCCACAAATTTAAACAATGGTCGACTAAGGTAATGACCACCTATCACTACCACAGCAATTGCGCCAACCACAACGCAGGTATATGCCCAACCAGATAGACCCGAGACTATGGATAAACTCGGCGAAACCGCCTCTTGAATATTACTATGATGTCCAAATTCGGCCACAGCCAATAATGGCAACAGCGCTAACATGGGGATCACAGCAATATCTTGAAATAGTAATACGGAAAATGCGCTGCGGGCACCATGGGTTTGACTTAGGCCTTTTTCACTAAAGGTTT is from Shewanella sp. SNU WT4 and encodes:
- a CDS encoding acyl-CoA thioesterase → MPLTQVRTGCSNAIEQRINQSESRVIKAVFPSITNHHNTLFGGEALAWMDETAFIAATRFCRKNLVTVSTDKIDFNKPIPAGSLAEIIARVIHVGNTSLKVEVNIFIEDMYSDHREHAIRGVFTFVAMDENRKPTKVLAE
- a CDS encoding response regulator transcription factor, which codes for MKLENLTIIIADDHPLFRNALRQALTNAFADTQWFEADNADALQQLLDVSHINYDLVLLDLQMPGSHGYSTLIHLRNHFAHIPVVVISAHEDNLTISRAVHYGSSGFIPKSASMETLCEALTAILDGDIWLPAGVELHAITDDNQDPMANKLAELTPQQYKVLQMFAEGLLNKQIAYDLGVSEATIKAHATAIFRKLNVRNRTQAVIALQQLERDKVDI
- a CDS encoding monovalent cation:proton antiporter-2 (CPA2) family protein, with product MTDYFIQAFIYLFAAVITVPLAKRWGLGSVLGYLIAGVFIGPIFGLVGQETETIQHFAEFGVVMMLFLVGLELEPRMLWQMRHKLLGLGGLQLVLTAIALTYGGLFFGLAWETALAIGLILALSSTAIVLQTFSEKGLSQTHGARSAFSVLLFQDIAVIPMLALLPLLAVAEFGHHSNIQEAVSPSLSIVSGLSGWAYTCVVVGAIAVVVIGGHYLSRPLFKFVASAGLREVFTATALMLVVGIAALMSLVNLSPALGTFLAGVVLANSEFKHELESNIEPFKGLLLGLFFMTVGANINFSLLFSEFFLVLLLVLGLIVIKALVLLVLARLFSVRQSDGWLFALSLAQAGEFGFVLLAFTQQQQVIDSHIGGLLSLVVAISMFLTPGLFVLYDKYILPKYRDNTNQRDADDIDIKGKVIIAGIGRFGQIINRLLVASGVSTVVLDHQAQQVDLMRRINMKSFFGDATRPDLLHTAGIDEAALLVVAIDNKEQAVSLVEYVKMTYPHIKVFVRAYDRGHGYRLKLAGADFVVSETYYSALEMAKQSLISLGEHPFQARNKQLTFASLEAKHQKLLFELWRKSSADDKYSTDFKDLFLQLEVAMSETLSEVEQPHGPHRSWAPPPKDYQAPSDNH